The following are from one region of the Gossypium hirsutum isolate 1008001.06 chromosome D03, Gossypium_hirsutum_v2.1, whole genome shotgun sequence genome:
- the LOC107961938 gene encoding 60S ribosomal protein L12-3, which produces MPPKFDPSQVVDVFVRVTGGEVGAASSLAPKIGPLGLSPKKIGEDIAKETAKEWKGLRVTVKLTVQNRQAKVTVVPSAAALVIKALKEPERDRKKTKNIKHNGNIALDDVIEIAKVMRPRSMAKDLRGTVKEILGTCVSVGCTVDGKDPKDLQQEIDDGDVDVPLE; this is translated from the coding sequence ATGCCGCCAAAATTTGATCCAAGCCAAGTCGTCGACGTCTTCGTCCGCGTCACCGGCGGTGAAGTAGGAGCAGCTAGTTCACTCGCTCCGAAGATCGGTCCGCTCGGTCTCTCTCCCAAGAAGATCGGAGAAGATATCGCCAAAGAGACCGCCAAGGAATGGAAGGGTCTCCGCGTAACCGTCAAGCTCACTGTCCAGAATCGCCAGGCGAAGGTCACGGTGGTACCGTCGGCGGCAGCGCTGGTAATCAAGGCATTGAAGGAACCGGAGAGGGATAGGAAGAAGACCAAGAACATCAAGCATAACGGGAACATCGCACTCGATGATGTCATAGAGATCGCTAAAGTAATGAGGCCGAGGTCCATGGCTAAGGATTTGAGAGGGACGGTGAAGGAGATTCTGGGCACCTGTGTTTCCGTTGGGTGTACCGTCGATGGTAAAGACCCTAAAGATTTGCAGCAGGAGATTGATGATGGTGATGTTGATGTTCCTCTCGAGTGA
- the LOC107961949 gene encoding uncharacterized protein, with amino-acid sequence MASSRGYYSRPNYRFLSSDQQLQSPLSHDSASAFELDESDIYNNGVSTRSDSPEFRSTSRVAKKQSNKRGGGGNSVVGGAPASLPVNIPDWSKILREEYRDNRRRSESDDNDVEADDWSEGGVRIPPHEFLAKQMARTRIASFSVHEGVGRTLKGRDLRRVRNAIFEKTGFQD; translated from the coding sequence atgGCGAGCAGCAGAGGCTATTACTCGAGACCGAACTACCGCTTTCTGTCCAGCGATCAACAACTGCAATCGCCGTTGAGTCACGACTCGGCGTCGGCATTTGAGTTAGACGAGTCAGATATCTACAACAACGGTGTCTCGACTCGCTCTGACTCGCCTGAGTTCAGGTCCACCAGTCGAGTGGCGAAGAAGCAGTCCAACAAGCGCGGCGGCGGAGGGAATTCCGTCGTCGGAGGGGCGCCGGCCTCCCTGCCGGTCAACATACCGGACTGGTCGAAGATCTTGAGGGAAGAGTACCGAGATAATAGGAGGAGATCGGAGAGCGACGATAATGACGTGGAAGCCGATGATTGGTCGGAAGGAGGTGTCAGGATTCCGCCTCACGAGTTTTTGGCGAAGCAAATGGCGAGGACGAGGATCGCGTCGTTCTCGGTTCATGAAGGGGTAGGGAGGACTTTGAAAGGAAGAGATCTGAGGAGGGTCAGAAACgcaatttttgaaaaaacagGGTTCCaagattaa